From the genome of Solanum pennellii chromosome 6, SPENNV200:
TTCATGgaatacatataaatatttataaccatAAACATTAAATAATCTTCAATGTAAGCAATCACACAGTGCGAACGTAAtgcataatcatacatatttcatttaGATATCTAATCATTGTTGACATACTTTTATGCTTTTACAATATGATATTATTCGAGTACATCAAAATGTTTATAAAATCTAAAGAGAGAGATTTTACACAAAAATCACCAAGTTTTGAGTTGCATATTGAACTTGATTTGATAACTTGTCTAGACTTGCTCATGAAAATTTGATTGCTTCTCATCATTGTAACACTTAACATTATTGCTATAGTCATTGCCCATGTTCTGTAGGGACTCATCAGTAGCAGATGtcttcttatttaatatttttttgtcacagtaaataaaatataagattaaCTGCACTATTCCTAAAGCCAAGCCAACACCTGTTGAAATCTGCAAAgaacaaaattattaattaatacaagTAATTCACAAATGTCCCACATATTAATTAATGCTGGTAGAGTGATAGTTAGGCGTGTATATGGCCGGATTTGAGTTGAGTCATGACAGGtctaattttactttgaatTTAAATGAGTTGGACTAACAATTGGGATTTGATCGATTTaatctaaataattttaaaatattgttatttatcttttataaccACATTGTCGTTATAGAAAACGAAATTCACTGGAAGCaatgataaataaatacaaataaaattcgaatttcaacttaagaaaatttagaatttttttacgAATTGAtagataaattcaaaaaaatattaaatagataGTAATTCATACCTTCGATATGAGAACATACATTACACTAATGCAAATAAAGAGACTTGAAACAAATCTAAATTGAACtcaattgaagatttttataAACACTAcgacaaaaacaacttttagtggtattaaatattgacattagtAAAGAatgctaaagtctttaccgcattagttaagtgtcattagaaccaacgtcgctaaaggctttagggacacaTACAAAGAGTAACAACtgtcgctaaaaatacatatttagcgacaattaaaaattaaatacagctaataattatttttgttatagtaaaaatgaattaagacttgaataatttgaaattgatcTAATTCGAATTACTTTGAACACAATCTATaagattttgataaattaagcaaattatgtatatttgattcaatttttaacATACGATAAATATGAGAGAGACTAAGCACAATACTTACGCCAACAAATGGATCCATTCCAAGCATGGCATAGGTAAACCAGCAGCTGCAAGATACCACAACAGCAAATGACAGGAAGAATGGCATATACTCCACACTCTTGGTTTTTATTACTAGTCTCTGCACAAATCAATCTTTCATTCATAAGTACTCTTCAACGAAATTAACCAGAGGGAATTGCTcgtatgataaaatattttttatttatagttttaagATTGTGAGATTAAATCAAACAGAGCATAAAAATTGTACAGATTAACAAATATTAATCATTGTTGAATccataactaaaaaaatacaataaatcaaataatgaaAGCATAAATATTGGATCCATCTAGTTTAAACCTTGAATCTATCTAGCGGTTAGAGGTGAATTTaggatttgaaatttatatggTGAAAAGGAATCATTGCATAATATATATACTTCTTTTGTTTAAAACGTTTGTCAAttctacttttctttttagtttgttaaaaTCTTTCGTTTGTTTTTTGTAAACTTTAGAACTTTTTCACATATGTTATAAGATTACAAGATTAaatgacattttaatattttacataattttagtTCAAGATCAAAAGTTTTCTTTACATACTTAAATACCGTATCAAATAAcaattagataaataaattgaaataaaaagattatcGAGAGAGCTTACAATGATAGACATAGGAGATGCATACATAACGATGGAGAATATGGTAGCAGCCGTACCACAGAAGAGTTGCCTATTTTTTCCATGAAAAGCAAGTACCGAAATAACCGCTGCGATAGCAAATGCGACTATAACTAATATCAACATTGCTAATGTTTTTCCCTTTTGTTTATTGGGTgcatataagaaaaaaatcaacacGTATATCAACTCAATTGCAGCTCCAGCTCCATTTATTGTTGCTATTAGAATATTGTTTGATGATATAAATGGCAAACCATACCTATTCATTCAATCAATAACTATATCAATAAACTTTGACACAATAATTACGATAAAAAAACTCTAATTTAAACTGTGAAAAGTCAAGTTATTATGTAGCCTAAATTAACATATGGATAATCTAtgttaaatttttcttttttcaaaaaaaacatattcattCATTAAATCAATAACTTTATCAGTAAATTTTGACACaataattatgatgaaaaattctaatttaatcTATGAAAAGTTAAGCTAGTATGTAGCCGAAATTGACATATGAAAAATCAATGTTAAagtattttttggaaaaaacatATTCATTTATTAAATCAATAACTTTATCAGTAAACTTTTGACACAATAATTACAATGAAAAATTCCAATTTAATCTATGAAAAGTTAAAGCTAATATGTAGCCTAAATTGAGATATGAAAAATCCATGTTAaagtattttttgaaattcatcaaatcaaTAACTTTATCAGTAAACTTTGACACAATAATTACAAtgagaaattataatttaatctaTGAAAAGTTAAGCTAATATGTAGCCTAAATTGACATATGAAAAATCTatgttaaagttttttttttgaaagaaacatattcattcattaaatcaataattttatcaGTAAACTTTAATACAATAATTACGATgaaaaaatctaatttaatcTATGAAAAGTTAAGCTGATATGTAGCCTAAATTGACATATACAAAAtctatgttaaaatattttttgaaaatacatattatttattttatatattatatatgataatactaaaaataataaagttttatTTGGAACTAAAATAGgagtattataaaataaaacagcTAAAACttgtaataaaaaatgaaaaagtttagGTATAAACCACATCTTAACCTATTTTATCTCAAATACGTTTCtgaacaaatattatatatgacACATAGTGCATGATTACACGATTGGTTATTATATGACAAATGACTTTGACAAaagataaaacattttttaatactatataaaaattaatatttaccTATATTCTattatttgagaatttttaaaaatttaaaatttactttaagcttttacattttataaaaacgtcttatatatttcttaatttcaaCTTGATAAGTTCGAGAAACACACCATAGAAGCATTTGTTCAACTTatgtgttattttttctttttatgatgtGTTTTTATTGTAATGATATTTGGAGCATAGATAACTACCATGCAGAAAGCAAGCAGTTGAGAAATGTCATAACATAAGGTACTCCAGAGAACTGTTCTGTTGATTTGTTCTCGATAATCCTCTTGAATGTAAACCTAAATTCAATAAAACAAAACTATATTAAATCTATTTATATTATCAGTGTACATAAATTATAATCgagtaatattaatttatcatttgaaTGAATatctaatttctcaaaaaaagatCTATAGTcaagtataaaataatttagataaaaatataacgatgagtttttttttgttttttttaaaaaaagtgactggcaaaaaatataagagataaattgactaattctcttgaattagaaaattaaatcattgatcaataaaaataaatacagaaaacaagaattttaaatttataatataccAATCTAACTAGATTAAAGTGTTAGTTTTGGCAAATAATactgaagtaaaaaaaaataaatcttgatTTAAAAATGGTTTTTCATTATAGATAAATCAACTAtttcaattgaaaataaaataaaactctaAGGAGTATATTTGAGAATTATGCTTACGTGGGTACCAAGAAGAGGAAAAGAGTAGCGGCATTTCCTGTTAATTAGTataggaaaaaaaagagaagcaaatgagaagaaaaactcaaccagaaattaattaattaactaaagaaaaaaatatacaaaataaatttaacatatgaaaataaataaactaaagtGAAATAAACTCACCAACAATcccaaaaataaattgtatagtATGTACAAGACCACCCATGTTGTTGTGTTCTCTATATATTAGTTAGTTCTTTAGTCCATGAACTTGTTCAATATATATAGAGGAAAAGAGTACTCTATGTgctttaaataatattatagtcATATAAATAACGGAAAAGGGTCTGAAATACCTTttaagtattggaaatggtataaaattattcttcatccacctattagctccaaaataccctttccacTCACCTATTGAGTCCAAAATATCCTTGTCATCCAcgtttgggttcaaaattgaccacttatttaacggctttatatttaaactatttaaatatttttttaaaatgtgtggCGCTCAacaatttgttataattt
Proteins encoded in this window:
- the LOC107021502 gene encoding bidirectional sugar transporter SWEET1-like, with product MGGLVHTIQFIFGIVGNAATLFLFLVPTFTFKRIIENKSTEQFSGVPYVMTFLNCLLSAWYGLPFISSNNILIATINGAGAAIELIYVLIFFLYAPNKQKGKTLAMLILVIVAFAIAAVISVLAFHGKNRQLFCGTAATIFSIVMYASPMSIIRLVIKTKSVEYMPFFLSFAVVVSCSCWFTYAMLGMDPFVGISTGVGLALGIVQLILYFIYCDKKILNKKTSATDESLQNMGNDYSNNVKCYNDEKQSNFHEQV